The sequence CATGTTTGTTCAGGTCATGTTTGTCATTGATATTGCCCTGATTTCATGTGATTAAGTTACTGCGCATATGAAATTTAGTCTTATTGAAAGTAATCTATTGAAAGTAATCTATTGAAAGTAATCTATTGAAAATAATCTAATTGAAAATAATCTAATTGAAAATAATCTAATTGAAAATAATCTAATTGAAAATAATCTAATTGAAAATAATCTAATTGAAAATAATCTAATTGAAAATAATCTAATTGAAAATTTATTCTATTTTCTCAATCCTCAAAACAACAACTTCCACTTCCCTTTTCTCATCCTGGTGGAAGTGATAGATACGTGGCAGGGGGAAATTATAGTGAAAAACATGGGTGATACTGGCATCAAGTGCCTTCACCAAAAGCTCCAGGAACTCTCTGGTCTTGGCCAGGTGAAAGGAGTAAACCACCGGAGCTACTTCCAGTGCTTTTTCAAGGAACCTGCGATCACCATCCTTACGGTTAGCTTTCTGTGCCCCGAAAGGTGGGTTCTGGATCACAGTATCTGCCTGCTCATGGAAATCATTGATATCCATATTCAAAAACCGGCATTTGTCCTGAACTTCCAGCCTTAATGCCTCGGAATTTGCCACCTGGAGTGCATCACTATCCACATCCACCCCAACTACTTCCACTGCACCCATCATTGCTGAAGCCCAGTGCCAGTATTCCAGTTCCACAACCAAGATCCACTACTTTAAGGTCCTGGATATCACCGCAAGCATGTGCGTTCCAGATGACATCAGCTGCAATAATAGATGGTGTGTGGTACTGTTCCAGGTTAGGGTCCGGATGTGGATGGGGTGGTACACCCTGCAGGGCCATTTCCAGCTGTTTTTTCTTGATTATCATGGGGTATTCCATTAAAATTTAAGATGATAGTTGATTGTATATCTGTTGATTGATGGTATTCTCACTTTTAAATGATATGTCTTGCTTTAATTAAAAGGTGTCTTGCTTTAATTATATTAAATAATTATTTCAGATTTCAAATTAACAATAAAATCTTTAAGGAGATATTGATAATAGATATAATTAATTAAACAATGGGATATTATAGACTAAAGGGAATTTAAGTAATTAGTATTCAAAAAAACATTAATAAACATACTCAGATTAAGATACAAAGGAAGATATCATGTTTGAAAAGGTCCTGGTTGCTAACCGTGGAGAAATTGCCATCAGGGTGATGCGCGCATGCAGAGAGCTGGACGTGAAGAGTGTAGCAGTATATTCAGAAGCGGATAAAAACTCACTCTTTGCCAAGTACGCCGATGAATCATACTGTATAGGAGGACCCTCACCCTCAGATAGTTACCTGAATATTCCCCGGATCCTGGAAGTTGCCGAAAAATCAGGGGCAGATGCACTGCACCCCGGATACGGTTTCCTGGCTGAAAACTCCCACCTGGGAGATGAATGTGAGAAGAATGGAATAAAACTCATAGGACCCTCCGGTTCTGTAATCGAAGCAATGGGGAGTAAGATAGAATCCCGTAAACTCATGGAAAAAGCAGGAGTCCCTGTAATACCTGGAAACAGTAAGGGAGTGACTGATCCAGATGAAGCACTTAAGATTGCAGAGGCCATTGGTTACCCGGTAATTGTTAAGGCATCTGCTGGTGGGGGAGGTATAGGCATGCGCACAGTGTACGAAGAAGATGAACTGTTGCGTGCACTGGAATCCACCCAATCTGTGGCAGCATCAGCATTCGGAGATTCCACTGTCTTTATTGAAAAGTACGTGGAAGAACCACGCCATATTGAATTCCAGATCCTGGCAGATGAACACGGAAACACCATCCATGTTGCAGACCGTGAGTGCAGTATACAGCGCAGACACCAGAAACTCATTGAAGAATCACCTTCACCCATTATGACAGATGAACTCAGGAACAAGATGGGTCAAGCCGCAGTGAAGGCAGCCTCATCAATTGGGTACACTAATGCAGGGACTGTAGAGTTTCTGTACTCAGATGGAGAGTTTTATTTCCTGGAAATGAATACCCGTATCCAGGTAGAACACCCCATAACCGAAGTGGTCACTGGAGTGGATCTGGTTAAAGAACAGCTTAAGATCGCTTCAGGAAGGGAGTTATGCTGTACCCAGGATGAGATCCAGGTGAGGGGTCATGCCATTGAGTGCCGGATTAATGCTGAGGATCCACTGGCAGATTTTGCACCCAATCCAGGTAAGATAACTGGTTATCGCTCACCCGGGGGTCCGGGAGTGCGTGTGGATAGTGGGGTTTACATGAACTACACCATACCACCATACTATGATTCCATGATCTCCAAACTCATTGTCTGGGGACGCAACCGTAATGAAGCCATAACCAGAATGAAAAGAGCCCTGTCAGAATATATTGTGCTGGGAGTAAAAACCACCATTCCTTTCCATAAATCCATGATGTTAAGTCCTAATTTCTGGGAAGCAAAGTTACACACACACTTTGTAGATGAATACCGTAAGGAAATCATGGACAACATGGAAAAAGTCATCAAAGAAGACAAAGAAAAAGAAGCCCGGCTTAAATCAACATTCTTACCATCAAAAAGAGTTGCCGCAGTTTCAGCGGCTGTTTCAACCCACATCACCAGTTCCATGGCTAACCAAAAGAAATGAGAATATTTATTATGGGAAAATGGATGATTATTGGTAAAAAAATATAGGATATCCCCTATTGGTAAAAATTTAGGATTAAACAAGAATTAATCAATAATGGAAAACATTGTAAATAAAATTTACCAGAAAACTAATAAAAACTGTAATAATTAGATCAGTAGGATTGGAAGGTGGTCCCAATGCCCCAGAAACAGATTTTAAAAAAATTCCGTGCAAAAAAGGATGAATATGTATCCCGTGACCAATTAACATCAGATGCAGGTATATCCGATACTCAACTGAAAGATGAAATATTATCACTAAAAAAAGAGGGTTACATAATTGATTCATCCCCTGAACTTGGTTATCGTCTCATCAAAACACCTAACCGGCTCTTACCTTATGAAATACAACTAGACCTGACCACCAACTTCATTGGACAGGAAATTCATCACTACTCCGAGGTGGATTCCACCAACGAAGTTGCCAAAGAACTGGCCGAGAAAGGCGCACCCGAAGGAACCATTATCATAGCTGAAAGCCAGCGCAGTGGTAAAGGTAGACGGGGTAAAAAATGGTTATCACCCTCGGGTGGGGTTTGGATGACCATGATACTCAGACCAGACATTCCCCTATCCCAGGCACCTTTATTAACCCTGGTAGCTGGGGTAGCAGTTGCCGAAACACTGGCACAGGATTGCAATCTTGATGTGGGCATAAAATGGCCCAATGATATTTTAATTGGTGAAAAAAAGGTGTGTGGAATACTGACTGAAGCCAGTGCCCGTGGCAGAGAACTGGAATACGTGGTGGTTGGTATTGGAATTGATCTCAATGTTGATGTGG is a genomic window of uncultured Methanobacterium sp. containing:
- a CDS encoding methyltransferase; translated protein: MELEYWHWASAMMGAVEVVGVDVDSDALQVANSEALRLEVQDKCRFLNMDINDFHEQADTVIQNPPFGAQKANRKDGDRRFLEKALEVAPVVYSFHLAKTREFLELLVKALDASITHVFHYNFPLPRIYHFHQDEKREVEVVVLRIEKIE
- a CDS encoding acetyl-CoA carboxylase biotin carboxylase subunit; translation: MFEKVLVANRGEIAIRVMRACRELDVKSVAVYSEADKNSLFAKYADESYCIGGPSPSDSYLNIPRILEVAEKSGADALHPGYGFLAENSHLGDECEKNGIKLIGPSGSVIEAMGSKIESRKLMEKAGVPVIPGNSKGVTDPDEALKIAEAIGYPVIVKASAGGGGIGMRTVYEEDELLRALESTQSVAASAFGDSTVFIEKYVEEPRHIEFQILADEHGNTIHVADRECSIQRRHQKLIEESPSPIMTDELRNKMGQAAVKAASSIGYTNAGTVEFLYSDGEFYFLEMNTRIQVEHPITEVVTGVDLVKEQLKIASGRELCCTQDEIQVRGHAIECRINAEDPLADFAPNPGKITGYRSPGGPGVRVDSGVYMNYTIPPYYDSMISKLIVWGRNRNEAITRMKRALSEYIVLGVKTTIPFHKSMMLSPNFWEAKLHTHFVDEYRKEIMDNMEKVIKEDKEKEARLKSTFLPSKRVAAVSAAVSTHITSSMANQKK
- a CDS encoding biotin--[acetyl-CoA-carboxylase] ligase, with translation MPQKQILKKFRAKKDEYVSRDQLTSDAGISDTQLKDEILSLKKEGYIIDSSPELGYRLIKTPNRLLPYEIQLDLTTNFIGQEIHHYSEVDSTNEVAKELAEKGAPEGTIIIAESQRSGKGRRGKKWLSPSGGVWMTMILRPDIPLSQAPLLTLVAGVAVAETLAQDCNLDVGIKWPNDILIGEKKVCGILTEASARGRELEYVVVGIGIDLNVDVEAFPPKLREGATSLKRELDKEIPGVKLVQDFMVNFENIYNDFTGGQLTEILNQWRRLSKTIGSYVEVHQKGRTVRGEAVGISKEGILILEMDDGSLQKVISGECIHYKGKL